From the genome of Candidatus Zixiibacteriota bacterium:
CTCTGCATGGGTTGCCACTACTACAGTAATCCCTCTTGAGTTAAGGTCCTCAAATAGGTTGAAAATAACCTCGCTATTGCCGGTGTCCAAATTCGCTGTGGGCTCATCTGCTAAAAGCACTTTTGGCTTGTTCACCATCGAGCGGGCAACCGCAACCCTCTGCATCTCTCCGCCTGAAAGGTGCAGGGGTTTGTGAGTAAGTCTGTGACCCAAACCCACTATCTCCAGTACTTTTTTGGAATATCCAACCTCGGTTTTTTTCCCTTTGGAGAAGATCAAAGGCAGCTCTACATTCTCGGTTGCAGTTAAAGAGTGCAGCAGGAAAAAATCTGCAAAGACAAAACCGATGTTTTCTCTTCTGAACTCATCTAATTTATTCTCCTTCATTTTGGTAAGCTCTATCATCTCTCCATTGTCTGGATAAAAGACCAACTTACCTGAAGTAGGAGAATCGATGCAGCCCAACATATTCAAGAAGGTGGTCTTCCCTGCGCCTGACGGACCTAAGATTGAAATATATTCGCCCTGGTCTATCTTCAGAGTTAGACTATCTACTCCCTTGATTTGTTCGTTGCCTCTCTTATAGATTCTAGTTATCCCCTCTAAGTTAAAAAGCTCTTTTGTCATCTTTTTCTCCTTTCCTTATTCGGTTCTGATAGCCTCAATCGGCATTAGATTTGATGCCCGGTAAGCCGGATAAATCCCCGCCAGAATCCCCATTATCACGGCAAACATTACCGAGACGATTATGACCACCATGTCAGCCGATATGAGTTGTCCACCCGGAGCATAGGGCATTAACTTCTTTATAAACTTCTCTATACCGCTTGAACCCGCTACTGCTAAGAATGACCCTAACAACCCGCCGGTTAGGCACACGATAAAAGTCTCATACCAGATCAGCCTGAATATATCCATTCGG
Proteins encoded in this window:
- a CDS encoding ABC transporter ATP-binding protein, whose amino-acid sequence is MTKELFNLEGITRIYKRGNEQIKGVDSLTLKIDQGEYISILGPSGAGKTTFLNMLGCIDSPTSGKLVFYPDNGEMIELTKMKENKLDEFRRENIGFVFADFFLLHSLTATENVELPLIFSKGKKTEVGYSKKVLEIVGLGHRLTHKPLHLSGGEMQRVAVARSMVNKPKVLLADEPTANLDTGNSEVIFNLFEDLNSRGITVVVATHAEELAKRAKRIIFLQDGKIIEDKGGRKDER